A window of Polyodon spathula isolate WHYD16114869_AA chromosome 22, ASM1765450v1, whole genome shotgun sequence contains these coding sequences:
- the LOC121296829 gene encoding plectin-like isoform X1, whose amino-acid sequence MADSDCEGADLGLEDADGQFHSDLDEEHQSSSSSTTVRPRDHCDCLLDAIDAQLSEMQAPSPSGRGIAEGISYKCKAETSRTEHEEPRLCSTTQNKEACQFEQSQQEGGDSKKEQYKWRLKQLLGSEQTDAPGYQSDLNTTESVCTEDFITKFKEGMVDPQSDFSGELSSDDGTPGCSPSGKRSSKITSKESVVKPESFLSISKASTAEREADNEIVVINTARRLDIVQQFKQDLESDLQGTVMDVEETPGTGLLSRNRRDSLESLGGRISRLSQSNITDSLSILGKERSVVHSSNPVGLFREGGSPSVIVSQKDNVKEPPCLLIGMNEENIQQESCGPLALEEMFPSCERSSVRGNGERRLGQENFANGINLYGSTYVSQSSTCSDVSVSMSKEKDALSKDKCPSPVRLSSGKENTSCVREVNGSDPEERNGNLYQPERKGVHQHEFGVVSLSSFQQQTISRSESCPYIRGSSYRLEAANLLPGSNHHTTTSGSRHIRSSSLSIRSSAAKGQFNSHCPSSPSSDRKIIISHRATAGINQKNYENFGSESSLNTIGTEEYVDSFQTVAVKHVAGVPVKSFDEVTIDSDLDSVKTDRVRKHFQKALSTRNGFVSAKIAAPDDLYSDHSDLDTAKLQQIERTFHDILRRKKSSAQGLKSVSVAAPFGCRSTKRSRSPRKDACRFESSDRMVTDEEEEESLEQRFMESSAEWRTSSPVKWNSCPKRGGELAWGRGLGSEISEAHRRSSHLLDSDRQILEESVSRLRRDLAVEEERLSHRKAQVQETEHSLTEALQKKKHAVQELESVKCAVEKSQKEARGLETRVRDSKSQAEETRAELAVLEYKRDSCLQEVQSLEEELSVLRRQCSATYNSQQSTLQNQVSSLNAEREELRARLRLKEGGLSVLERQELERQLSCARSELFTEQRSAQNKISLLQEQLEDCQVELEERAAQEALLQERSGRLEQQLREMNRRQEEQAEKLALQSSEASQALGRQVQEASVQLLEKDGKISALERILSEKELELLRLREGQAALQAEQEALVTTRETLTQEHQSQLQQLHRDKQLEEEQAKQQLKEELDLIKQQEIQQVRDQALEDKLEAVKHQALSFTLEMEKLTLKIQLKDEETMKLKEAFKQQEESTRKLAEDLKLEAKEMVQGALLREHRKWETEKTEELQRQRGILEEESRRAMHTIKEDLENERRKALPLQNKIIELQTRVQELEFESRALQREKQEAVSEVRSSLREEKQEEILRVREEMDQVKAREVERLRLRLEQEEAEVQRLRAGLDKAAWREKELQTQAERLERGAVLDLSLVCDRIQDFIHSTREQKAGASPAHQRPSSPSRLSLPQAVQALRGACEEQQQHILELHQELDTQRRTVLHIQQDKDRELKQQREELYLEKEAAVEAIKERLIQEHIEEISKLQRPLLKDSGGSECQSLRQQLREKDSELRAIQRNMTHWKDETAAKLAAKFEEELNSELEKCKSDLLKQRRMSKNKPDHQRKIEKLESEMRRLSMERCETAPLCSASTPSLSTAPPTGPQDFSTLKLLRHLQSRVKQLRAENSIYHPGSLDDMAGSYRETIRMMPERLPTRFKSSTRKPLL is encoded by the exons ATGGCAGACAGTGATTGTGAGGGCGCTGACCTTGGTCTGGAAGATGCAGATGGGCAGTTCCATTCAG ACCTGGATGAAGAGCATCAGTCATCCAGCTCCAGCACAACTGTACGGCCAAGAGACCACTGTGACTGTCTTCTGGATGCCATTGATGCCCAGCTCAGTGAAATGCAG GCTCCAAGCCCCAGTGGACGAGGGATTGCTGAGGGTATTTCCTATAAATGTAAAGCAGAGACTTCAAGAACAG AACATGAAGAACCGAGGCTGTGCTCCACAACCCAGAATAAAGAAGCTTGTCAGTTTGAACAGAGCCAGCAGGAAGGAGGAGACTCCAAAAAGGAACAATACAAATGGAGACTGAAGCAGCTTCTGGGAAGCGAACAGACAGATGCCCCAGGGTACCAGAGTGACTTAAATACTACAGAGAGTGTCTGCACTGAGGATTTTATTACCAAGTTCAAAGAAGGGATGGTAGACCCCCAGTCAGACTTCAGCGGGGAGTTGAGCAGTGACGATGGGACCCCTGGATGTTCCCCTTCTGGCAAACGCTCTTCAAAAATAACAAGCAAAGAAAGTGTCGTGAAACCAGAGTCTTTTCTGAGTATAAGCAAGGCCAGCACCGCAGAAAGAGAGGCCGACAATGAAATTGTCGTGATAAACACTGCAAGGAGACTGGATATCGTCCAGCAGTTTAAGCAGGATTTAGAAAGCGATCTTCAAGGGACTGTTATGGACGTTGAGGAGACACCAGGTACAGGTCTTCTATCAAGAAACCGGAGAGACAGCTTGGAGTCTCTTGGTGGCCGGATCTCTAGGCTTAGCCAGAGCAACATTACGGATTCTCTGAGCATTCTTGGGAAGGAGAGGAGTGTCGTCCATAGCAGTAATCCTGTAGGATTGTTCAGAGAAGGTGGTAGTCCATCTGTTATTGTCTCCCAAAAGGACAATGTGAAAGAGCCTCCTTGTTTGTTGATAGGAATGAATGAAGAGAACATCCAACAGGAAAGTTGTGGACCTCTAGCCCTTGAAGAGATGTTTCCCAGCTGTGAGAGATCTTCAGTAAGAGGCAACGGGGAGCGTAGGTTGGGCCAAGAGAACTTTGCCAATGGAATAAACCTATATGGTTCCACTTATGTTTCTCAGTCATCCACTTGTTCAGATGTGTCTGTCTCTATGTCTAAGGAAAAAGATGCATTGTCAAAAGATAAGTGTCCTTCTCCAGTCAGACTCTCCAGTGGGAAGGAGAACACTTCATGCGTACGAGAAGTGAATGGAAGTGACCCAGAAGAAAGAAATGGAAACTTATATCAGCCAGAAAGGAAAGGGGTGCATCAACATGAATTTGGTGTGGTGTCCCTTTCCTCTTTCCAGCAACAGACTATAAGCAGATCAGAAAGCTGTCCTTATATTCGTGGATCTTCCTACAGACTTGAAGCAGCTAACTTATTACCTGGGTCAAACCACCATACAACCACTTCGGGGTCAAGGCACATTCGAAGCAGCAGCCTAAGCATTAGATCCTCAGCAGCTAAAGGACAGTTTAATAGCCATTGTCCATCTAGCCCCAGTTCAGACAGGAAGATCATAATATCACATAGAGCAA CAGCTGgaataaaccaaaaaaactatGAGAACTTTGGCTCCGAGTCCAGCCTGAATACCATTGGCACAGAAGAGTATGTGGACTCATTTCAGACTGTGGCAGTCAAGCATGTTGCTG gggttcCTGTAAAGAGTTTTGATGAAGTGACCATAGACAGCGATCTGGATTCAGTGAAAACAGATAGAGTCCGGAAGCACTTTCAGAAAGCACTCAGTACCAGAAATG GCTTTGTATCTGCTAAGATTGCTGCTCCAGATGACCTCTACTCAGACCACAGTGATCTTGACACGGCTAAACTGCAGCAGATTGAGCGCACGTTCCATGACATTCTGCGCAGAAAGAAAAGCTCTGCTCAGG GTTTGAAGAGTGTATCTGTGGCTGCTCCGTTCGGATGTCGCTCCACTAAAAGATCCCGAAGCCCCAGGAAGGATGCGTGCAG GTTCGAGAGCTCTGATAGGATGGTGActgacgaggaggaggaggagagtttAGAGCAGCGCTTCATGGAGAGCAGTGCAGAGTGGAGGACCAGCAGCCCAGTGAAGTGGAACTCGTGTCCCAAGAGAGGCGGAGAACTGGCCTGGGGGCGGGGCCTGGGCTCGGAGATCAGCGAGGCACACCGG CGTTCTTCCCATTTGTTGGACTCGGATCGGCAGATCTTAGAAGAATCTGTTTCCAGGCTGCGTCGG GATCTTGCTGTGGAGGAGGAGAGATTGTCACACAGGAAGGCCCAGGTGCAAGAGACAGAGCATTCGCTGACTGAGgctcttcagaaaaaaaag CATGCAGTTCAGGAGCTGGAGTCGGTGAAGTGCGCAGTTGAGAAGAGCCAGAAGGAAGCAAGAGGGCTGGAGACCCGGGTCAGAGACAGCAAGAGCCAGGCAGAGGAGACGAG GGCAGAGCTGGCAGTGCTGGAGTACAAGCGGGACTCGTGTCTGCAGGAAGTGCAGAGTCTAGAGGAGGAACTGAGCGTGCTCAGAAGACAGTGCTCCGCCACATACAACAGCCAGCAGAGCACCCTACAGAACCAA gtgtCGTCTCTGAATGCGGAGCGTGAGGAGCTCAGGGCTCGGCTGAGGCTCAAGGAGGGCGGTCTGTCTGTCCTGGAGAGGCAAGAGCTGGAGCGGCAACTGAGCTGCGCCAGGAGCGAGCTGTTCACAGAGCAACGTAGCGCCCAGAACAAGATCAGCCTGCTGCAGGAG CAGCTGGAGGACTGCCAGGTGGAGCTGGAGGAGCGGGCAGCCCAGGAGGCTTTGCTGCAGGAGAGGAGCgggagactggagcagcagctgagAGAGATGAACAGGAGGCAGGAGGAGCAGGCAGAG AAGCTGGCCCTGCAGAGCAGTGAGGCGAGCCAGGCCTTGGGCAGGCAGGTACAGGAGGCATCGGTCCAGCTCCTGGAGAAGGACGGGAAGATCTCGGCACTGGAGCGCATCCTGTCTGAGAAGGAACTAGAGCTGCTGAGGCTGAGGGAGGGCCAGGCCGCCCTGCAGGCCGAGCAAGAGGCCCTGGTCACAACCAGAGAGACCCTGACACAGGAACACCAGAGCCAGCTGCAGCAGCTCCACCGTGACAAGCAGCTGGaggag GAGCAAGCGAAACAACAATTGAAAGAGGAACTGGATTTAATCAAACAGCAAGAAATCCAGCAG GTTAGGGACCAAGCATTGGAGGACAAACTGGAGGCTGTAAAGCACCAAGCACTTTCCTTCACACTGGAGATGGAGAAACTCACCCTGAAAATCCAG TTAAAAGATGAAGAAACTATGAAGCTGAAGGAAGCATTCAAGCAGCAAGAGGAGTCCACAAGGAAGCTAGCTGAGGACCTCAAACTGGAAGCCAAAGAGATG GTGCAGGGGGCTTTGCTCCGGGAACACAGGAAATGGGAAACAGAGAAGACAGAGGAGCTCCAGAGGCAGCGTGGGATACTGgaggaggagagcaggagagcCATGCACACCATCAAGGAGGACCTGGAGAATGAAAGGAGGAAAGCACTCCCCCTGCAGAATAAAATTATCGAGCTGCAAACT AGAGTGCAGGAGCTGGAGTTTGAGAGCAGAGCCCTGCAGAGAGAGAAGCAGGAGGCTGTCAGTGAGGTGCGGAGCTCTCTCAGGGAGGAGAAACAGGAGGAGATACTCCGAGTCAGGGAGGAGATGGACCAG GTGAAGGCCCGTGAGGTGGAGAGGCTCAGGCTGAGGCTGGAGCAGGAGGAGGCAGAGGTGCAGAGGCTCAGGGCTGGCCTGGACAAGGCAGCGTGGAGGGAGAAGGAGCTGCAGACACAGGCCGAGCGACTGGAGAGGGGAGCAGTGCTGGACCTCAGCCTGGTGTGCGACCGCATCCAGGACTTCATACATAGCACAAGGGAGCAAAAAGCCGGAGCCAGCCCAGCACACCAGAGACCCAG CAGCCCCTCTCGTCTGTCCCTTCCCCAAGCTGTGCAGGCCCTGCGCGGGGCTTgtgaggagcagcagcagcacatcCTGGAGCTGCACCAGGAGCTGGACACACAGAGACGCACCGTCCTGCACATCCAGCAAGACAAG GATCGGGAGCTGAAGCAACAGCGTGAGGAGCTGTATCTGGAAAAGGAGGCGGCGGTGGAGGCCATCAAGGAGCGCCTCATCCAG GAGCACATCGAGGAGATCAGTAAGTTGCAGCGCCCCCTGCTGAAAGACTCCGGGGGCAGCGAGTGCCAGTCTCTCCGCCAGCAGCTCCGTGAGAAGGACAGCGAGCTGAGAGCCATCCAGAGGAACATGACCCACTGGAAGGACGAGACCGCCGCCAAGCTGGCCGCCAAGTTTGAGGAGGAACTCAACTCTGAGCTTGAGAA ATGCAAGTCTGATTTGTTAAAGCAAAG ACGGATGTCCAAGAACAAACCTGATCAccaaagaaaaatagaaaagctGGAATCAGAAATGAGAAGATTATCAATG GAGAGGTGTGAGACTGCTCCCCTGTGCTCAGCCTCCACCCCTTCCCTGAGCACAGCACCCCCTACTGGGCCCCAGGACTTCAGCACACTGAAACTGCTCCGGCACCTGCAGAGTCGTGTGAAGCAGCTGCGTGCTGAGAACAGCATCTACCACCCAGGGAGCCTCGACGACATGGCCGGCTCCTACCGGGAAACA ATTCGTATGATGCCGGAAAGGCTGCCAACAAGATTCAAATCCAGTACCAGAAAACCACTCCTCTGA
- the LOC121296829 gene encoding trichohyalin-like isoform X2: MADSDCEGADLGLEDADGQFHSDLDEEHQSSSSSTTVRPRDHCDCLLDAIDAQLSEMQAPSPSGRGIAEGISYKCKAETSRTEHEEPRLCSTTQNKEACQFEQSQQEGGDSKKEQYKWRLKQLLGSEQTDAPGYQSDLNTTESVCTEDFITKFKEGMVDPQSDFSGELSSDDGTPGCSPSGKRSSKITSKESVVKPESFLSISKASTAEREADNEIVVINTARRLDIVQQFKQDLESDLQGTVMDVEETPGTGLLSRNRRDSLESLGGRISRLSQSNITDSLSILGKERSVVHSSNPVGLFREGGSPSVIVSQKDNVKEPPCLLIGMNEENIQQESCGPLALEEMFPSCERSSVRGNGERRLGQENFANGINLYGSTYVSQSSTCSDVSVSMSKEKDALSKDKCPSPVRLSSGKENTSCVREVNGSDPEERNGNLYQPERKGVHQHEFGVVSLSSFQQQTISRSESCPYIRGSSYRLEAANLLPGSNHHTTTSGSRHIRSSSLSIRSSAAKGQFNSHCPSSPSSDRKIIISHRATAGINQKNYENFGSESSLNTIGTEEYVDSFQTVAVKHVAGVPVKSFDEVTIDSDLDSVKTDRVRKHFQKALSTRNGFVSAKIAAPDDLYSDHSDLDTAKLQQIERTFHDILRRKKSSAQGLKSVSVAAPFGCRSTKRSRSPRKDACRFESSDRMVTDEEEEESLEQRFMESSAEWRTSSPVKWNSCPKRGGELAWGRGLGSEISEAHRRSSHLLDSDRQILEESVSRLRRDLAVEEERLSHRKAQVQETEHSLTEALQKKKHAVQELESVKCAVEKSQKEARGLETRVRDSKSQAEETRAELAVLEYKRDSCLQEVQSLEEELSVLRRQCSATYNSQQSTLQNQVSSLNAEREELRARLRLKEGGLSVLERQELERQLSCARSELFTEQRSAQNKISLLQEQLEDCQVELEERAAQEALLQERSGRLEQQLREMNRRQEEQAEKLALQSSEASQALGRQVQEASVQLLEKDGKISALERILSEKELELLRLREGQAALQAEQEALVTTRETLTQEHQSQLQQLHRDKQLEEEQAKQQLKEELDLIKQQEIQQVRDQALEDKLEAVKHQALSFTLEMEKLTLKIQLKDEETMKLKEAFKQQEESTRKLAEDLKLEAKEMVQGALLREHRKWETEKTEELQRQRGILEEESRRAMHTIKEDLENERRKALPLQNKIIELQTRVQELEFESRALQREKQEAVSEVRSSLREEKQEEILRVREEMDQVKAREVERLRLRLEQEEAEVQRLRAGLDKAAWREKELQTQAERLERGAVLDLSLVCDRIQDFIHSTREQKAGASPAHQRPSPSRLSLPQAVQALRGACEEQQQHILELHQELDTQRRTVLHIQQDKDRELKQQREELYLEKEAAVEAIKERLIQEHIEEISKLQRPLLKDSGGSECQSLRQQLREKDSELRAIQRNMTHWKDETAAKLAAKFEEELNSELEKCKSDLLKQRRMSKNKPDHQRKIEKLESEMRRLSMERCETAPLCSASTPSLSTAPPTGPQDFSTLKLLRHLQSRVKQLRAENSIYHPGSLDDMAGSYRETIRMMPERLPTRFKSSTRKPLL, from the exons ATGGCAGACAGTGATTGTGAGGGCGCTGACCTTGGTCTGGAAGATGCAGATGGGCAGTTCCATTCAG ACCTGGATGAAGAGCATCAGTCATCCAGCTCCAGCACAACTGTACGGCCAAGAGACCACTGTGACTGTCTTCTGGATGCCATTGATGCCCAGCTCAGTGAAATGCAG GCTCCAAGCCCCAGTGGACGAGGGATTGCTGAGGGTATTTCCTATAAATGTAAAGCAGAGACTTCAAGAACAG AACATGAAGAACCGAGGCTGTGCTCCACAACCCAGAATAAAGAAGCTTGTCAGTTTGAACAGAGCCAGCAGGAAGGAGGAGACTCCAAAAAGGAACAATACAAATGGAGACTGAAGCAGCTTCTGGGAAGCGAACAGACAGATGCCCCAGGGTACCAGAGTGACTTAAATACTACAGAGAGTGTCTGCACTGAGGATTTTATTACCAAGTTCAAAGAAGGGATGGTAGACCCCCAGTCAGACTTCAGCGGGGAGTTGAGCAGTGACGATGGGACCCCTGGATGTTCCCCTTCTGGCAAACGCTCTTCAAAAATAACAAGCAAAGAAAGTGTCGTGAAACCAGAGTCTTTTCTGAGTATAAGCAAGGCCAGCACCGCAGAAAGAGAGGCCGACAATGAAATTGTCGTGATAAACACTGCAAGGAGACTGGATATCGTCCAGCAGTTTAAGCAGGATTTAGAAAGCGATCTTCAAGGGACTGTTATGGACGTTGAGGAGACACCAGGTACAGGTCTTCTATCAAGAAACCGGAGAGACAGCTTGGAGTCTCTTGGTGGCCGGATCTCTAGGCTTAGCCAGAGCAACATTACGGATTCTCTGAGCATTCTTGGGAAGGAGAGGAGTGTCGTCCATAGCAGTAATCCTGTAGGATTGTTCAGAGAAGGTGGTAGTCCATCTGTTATTGTCTCCCAAAAGGACAATGTGAAAGAGCCTCCTTGTTTGTTGATAGGAATGAATGAAGAGAACATCCAACAGGAAAGTTGTGGACCTCTAGCCCTTGAAGAGATGTTTCCCAGCTGTGAGAGATCTTCAGTAAGAGGCAACGGGGAGCGTAGGTTGGGCCAAGAGAACTTTGCCAATGGAATAAACCTATATGGTTCCACTTATGTTTCTCAGTCATCCACTTGTTCAGATGTGTCTGTCTCTATGTCTAAGGAAAAAGATGCATTGTCAAAAGATAAGTGTCCTTCTCCAGTCAGACTCTCCAGTGGGAAGGAGAACACTTCATGCGTACGAGAAGTGAATGGAAGTGACCCAGAAGAAAGAAATGGAAACTTATATCAGCCAGAAAGGAAAGGGGTGCATCAACATGAATTTGGTGTGGTGTCCCTTTCCTCTTTCCAGCAACAGACTATAAGCAGATCAGAAAGCTGTCCTTATATTCGTGGATCTTCCTACAGACTTGAAGCAGCTAACTTATTACCTGGGTCAAACCACCATACAACCACTTCGGGGTCAAGGCACATTCGAAGCAGCAGCCTAAGCATTAGATCCTCAGCAGCTAAAGGACAGTTTAATAGCCATTGTCCATCTAGCCCCAGTTCAGACAGGAAGATCATAATATCACATAGAGCAA CAGCTGgaataaaccaaaaaaactatGAGAACTTTGGCTCCGAGTCCAGCCTGAATACCATTGGCACAGAAGAGTATGTGGACTCATTTCAGACTGTGGCAGTCAAGCATGTTGCTG gggttcCTGTAAAGAGTTTTGATGAAGTGACCATAGACAGCGATCTGGATTCAGTGAAAACAGATAGAGTCCGGAAGCACTTTCAGAAAGCACTCAGTACCAGAAATG GCTTTGTATCTGCTAAGATTGCTGCTCCAGATGACCTCTACTCAGACCACAGTGATCTTGACACGGCTAAACTGCAGCAGATTGAGCGCACGTTCCATGACATTCTGCGCAGAAAGAAAAGCTCTGCTCAGG GTTTGAAGAGTGTATCTGTGGCTGCTCCGTTCGGATGTCGCTCCACTAAAAGATCCCGAAGCCCCAGGAAGGATGCGTGCAG GTTCGAGAGCTCTGATAGGATGGTGActgacgaggaggaggaggagagtttAGAGCAGCGCTTCATGGAGAGCAGTGCAGAGTGGAGGACCAGCAGCCCAGTGAAGTGGAACTCGTGTCCCAAGAGAGGCGGAGAACTGGCCTGGGGGCGGGGCCTGGGCTCGGAGATCAGCGAGGCACACCGG CGTTCTTCCCATTTGTTGGACTCGGATCGGCAGATCTTAGAAGAATCTGTTTCCAGGCTGCGTCGG GATCTTGCTGTGGAGGAGGAGAGATTGTCACACAGGAAGGCCCAGGTGCAAGAGACAGAGCATTCGCTGACTGAGgctcttcagaaaaaaaag CATGCAGTTCAGGAGCTGGAGTCGGTGAAGTGCGCAGTTGAGAAGAGCCAGAAGGAAGCAAGAGGGCTGGAGACCCGGGTCAGAGACAGCAAGAGCCAGGCAGAGGAGACGAG GGCAGAGCTGGCAGTGCTGGAGTACAAGCGGGACTCGTGTCTGCAGGAAGTGCAGAGTCTAGAGGAGGAACTGAGCGTGCTCAGAAGACAGTGCTCCGCCACATACAACAGCCAGCAGAGCACCCTACAGAACCAA gtgtCGTCTCTGAATGCGGAGCGTGAGGAGCTCAGGGCTCGGCTGAGGCTCAAGGAGGGCGGTCTGTCTGTCCTGGAGAGGCAAGAGCTGGAGCGGCAACTGAGCTGCGCCAGGAGCGAGCTGTTCACAGAGCAACGTAGCGCCCAGAACAAGATCAGCCTGCTGCAGGAG CAGCTGGAGGACTGCCAGGTGGAGCTGGAGGAGCGGGCAGCCCAGGAGGCTTTGCTGCAGGAGAGGAGCgggagactggagcagcagctgagAGAGATGAACAGGAGGCAGGAGGAGCAGGCAGAG AAGCTGGCCCTGCAGAGCAGTGAGGCGAGCCAGGCCTTGGGCAGGCAGGTACAGGAGGCATCGGTCCAGCTCCTGGAGAAGGACGGGAAGATCTCGGCACTGGAGCGCATCCTGTCTGAGAAGGAACTAGAGCTGCTGAGGCTGAGGGAGGGCCAGGCCGCCCTGCAGGCCGAGCAAGAGGCCCTGGTCACAACCAGAGAGACCCTGACACAGGAACACCAGAGCCAGCTGCAGCAGCTCCACCGTGACAAGCAGCTGGaggag GAGCAAGCGAAACAACAATTGAAAGAGGAACTGGATTTAATCAAACAGCAAGAAATCCAGCAG GTTAGGGACCAAGCATTGGAGGACAAACTGGAGGCTGTAAAGCACCAAGCACTTTCCTTCACACTGGAGATGGAGAAACTCACCCTGAAAATCCAG TTAAAAGATGAAGAAACTATGAAGCTGAAGGAAGCATTCAAGCAGCAAGAGGAGTCCACAAGGAAGCTAGCTGAGGACCTCAAACTGGAAGCCAAAGAGATG GTGCAGGGGGCTTTGCTCCGGGAACACAGGAAATGGGAAACAGAGAAGACAGAGGAGCTCCAGAGGCAGCGTGGGATACTGgaggaggagagcaggagagcCATGCACACCATCAAGGAGGACCTGGAGAATGAAAGGAGGAAAGCACTCCCCCTGCAGAATAAAATTATCGAGCTGCAAACT AGAGTGCAGGAGCTGGAGTTTGAGAGCAGAGCCCTGCAGAGAGAGAAGCAGGAGGCTGTCAGTGAGGTGCGGAGCTCTCTCAGGGAGGAGAAACAGGAGGAGATACTCCGAGTCAGGGAGGAGATGGACCAG GTGAAGGCCCGTGAGGTGGAGAGGCTCAGGCTGAGGCTGGAGCAGGAGGAGGCAGAGGTGCAGAGGCTCAGGGCTGGCCTGGACAAGGCAGCGTGGAGGGAGAAGGAGCTGCAGACACAGGCCGAGCGACTGGAGAGGGGAGCAGTGCTGGACCTCAGCCTGGTGTGCGACCGCATCCAGGACTTCATACATAGCACAAGGGAGCAAAAAGCCGGAGCCAGCCCAGCACACCAGAGACCCAG CCCCTCTCGTCTGTCCCTTCCCCAAGCTGTGCAGGCCCTGCGCGGGGCTTgtgaggagcagcagcagcacatcCTGGAGCTGCACCAGGAGCTGGACACACAGAGACGCACCGTCCTGCACATCCAGCAAGACAAG GATCGGGAGCTGAAGCAACAGCGTGAGGAGCTGTATCTGGAAAAGGAGGCGGCGGTGGAGGCCATCAAGGAGCGCCTCATCCAG GAGCACATCGAGGAGATCAGTAAGTTGCAGCGCCCCCTGCTGAAAGACTCCGGGGGCAGCGAGTGCCAGTCTCTCCGCCAGCAGCTCCGTGAGAAGGACAGCGAGCTGAGAGCCATCCAGAGGAACATGACCCACTGGAAGGACGAGACCGCCGCCAAGCTGGCCGCCAAGTTTGAGGAGGAACTCAACTCTGAGCTTGAGAA ATGCAAGTCTGATTTGTTAAAGCAAAG ACGGATGTCCAAGAACAAACCTGATCAccaaagaaaaatagaaaagctGGAATCAGAAATGAGAAGATTATCAATG GAGAGGTGTGAGACTGCTCCCCTGTGCTCAGCCTCCACCCCTTCCCTGAGCACAGCACCCCCTACTGGGCCCCAGGACTTCAGCACACTGAAACTGCTCCGGCACCTGCAGAGTCGTGTGAAGCAGCTGCGTGCTGAGAACAGCATCTACCACCCAGGGAGCCTCGACGACATGGCCGGCTCCTACCGGGAAACA ATTCGTATGATGCCGGAAAGGCTGCCAACAAGATTCAAATCCAGTACCAGAAAACCACTCCTCTGA